The proteins below come from a single Bacillota bacterium genomic window:
- a CDS encoding molybdopterin-dependent oxidoreductase — protein MEVVKTVCACCAQNDCGMNVFTDNGEIVRVSGMKEHPYNKGVLCPKGLAAQKLVKDPQRLKYPLKRIGKRGEGRWARISWDEALTSIAGELNRIKETDGPEAFGVFRGAGPGWGGSWVYTQRFMHAFGSPNYATQVHLCFGPRAVTMATTYGGVPEADFDHADQIILWASNPAETSLPNYWRRVSKAKNRGARLVVIDPRFTRTASKADLYVPIKPGTDAVLALGMANVIINEGLTDSEFIEKYVHGFEEYKDLVKSYTPEKVEEITTVSRDMVIKLARMYAEIRATALMVGNGVEQLTNTMQTMRAIQCLPALTGKLAVKGGYIFTPNVGWTDVPLKAKFNEELMSRSVSKHDMFSGFSLVYPDLLDAIATGEPYPIKAVVCLGAPLTVLPEGNKYREILKEKLELLVVHDLYMTSEAEIADYVLPATSFLECSRLRSTRYKFDAYTQHIALQNKAVEPVGESRPDEELFFELGRKLGMADLFPWTDALEAAADAIEPLELTLEDLKNNPGGKVWRFPEEDVIGFYKKNGFNTPTKKVELYNTIFEKNGYDPLPVYIESEELNDHELKKEYPLTCVNGIKSVLYSHTQFRTIKELRTLMPDPWVEIHPDKAKELGIEDGSLVLVSSPRFQVRLVAKLTEGIADPEVIFMPYGWGQAYIGGPVTNYLSPDNPRDPISGSTSSHAFACRIETI, from the coding sequence ATGGAAGTGGTTAAAACAGTTTGCGCATGCTGCGCCCAGAATGATTGCGGTATGAATGTTTTCACAGATAACGGAGAGATTGTCAGGGTCAGCGGAATGAAGGAGCATCCCTATAACAAGGGTGTGCTTTGTCCGAAGGGGCTGGCTGCCCAAAAACTTGTAAAAGATCCTCAGCGGCTAAAGTATCCTTTAAAACGCATCGGCAAGCGGGGTGAAGGCCGATGGGCCAGAATTAGCTGGGATGAAGCGCTTACTTCAATTGCCGGTGAATTGAACCGGATAAAAGAAACCGACGGACCTGAAGCTTTTGGTGTTTTTCGTGGAGCCGGCCCCGGTTGGGGAGGTAGTTGGGTATACACTCAGAGATTCATGCATGCCTTCGGATCGCCAAACTATGCAACCCAGGTCCATCTCTGTTTTGGTCCCCGGGCAGTGACCATGGCTACCACTTACGGCGGTGTGCCTGAAGCCGATTTTGATCACGCCGATCAAATTATTCTATGGGCTTCCAATCCTGCCGAAACTTCACTGCCAAATTACTGGCGCAGGGTCAGTAAGGCAAAGAACAGGGGGGCACGGCTGGTGGTAATTGACCCCAGGTTCACCAGGACAGCTTCAAAGGCAGATCTATATGTGCCGATCAAGCCTGGAACCGATGCTGTACTTGCCCTTGGGATGGCCAATGTCATTATTAATGAGGGATTGACTGATTCGGAGTTTATTGAAAAATATGTTCATGGTTTTGAAGAGTATAAAGACCTGGTTAAATCTTATACTCCTGAAAAGGTAGAAGAAATAACAACTGTCTCCCGGGATATGGTTATCAAACTGGCAAGAATGTATGCTGAAATCAGGGCGACTGCTTTGATGGTCGGCAACGGGGTAGAACAGCTGACCAATACGATGCAGACCATGAGGGCTATCCAGTGCCTGCCTGCTCTTACCGGCAAGCTGGCTGTAAAAGGCGGCTATATCTTTACTCCCAATGTGGGATGGACTGATGTGCCCCTTAAAGCCAAGTTCAATGAAGAATTAATGAGCCGCTCGGTCTCAAAACATGACATGTTCTCCGGGTTTTCCCTGGTCTATCCTGACCTGCTTGATGCCATTGCTACCGGAGAGCCCTATCCGATCAAAGCGGTTGTCTGTCTTGGAGCGCCTCTGACAGTCCTTCCTGAAGGGAATAAATACAGGGAAATCCTAAAAGAGAAACTTGAACTGCTGGTTGTCCATGATCTATACATGACCAGCGAAGCAGAGATTGCCGATTATGTTTTGCCGGCTACAAGTTTTTTGGAATGTTCCCGTCTTCGCTCAACCCGTTATAAATTCGATGCCTATACCCAGCATATTGCTCTTCAGAATAAAGCAGTAGAACCGGTTGGGGAGAGCCGTCCTGATGAAGAACTCTTTTTCGAGTTGGGCCGAAAACTGGGGATGGCCGATCTTTTTCCCTGGACCGATGCTCTGGAAGCTGCGGCAGATGCTATTGAACCGCTTGAACTCACCCTTGAAGATCTTAAGAATAACCCCGGGGGGAAAGTATGGCGTTTTCCGGAGGAAGATGTGATCGGGTTTTATAAAAAAAATGGGTTTAATACCCCTACCAAAAAGGTTGAGCTGTATAATACCATTTTCGAAAAAAATGGTTATGATCCCCTTCCAGTATATATTGAATCGGAAGAGTTAAATGATCATGAGTTGAAAAAAGAATATCCGCTTACCTGCGTCAACGGGATAAAATCAGTACTCTATTCCCATACCCAGTTCAGGACCATTAAAGAATTAAGAACACTTATGCCCGATCCCTGGGTAGAAATCCATCCGGATAAAGCGAAAGAACTCGGAATAGAAGATGGCAGTCTTGTTCTGGTCAGTTCACCCAGATTCCAGGTAAGATTGGTTGCGAAGTTAACGGAAGGGATTGCTGATCCAGAGGTTATCTTTATGCCTTACGGTTGGGGACAGGCTTATATTGGCGGTCCGGTTACGAACTATCTTTCACCGGATAATCCGCGCGATCCCATCTCCGGTTCAACATCAAGCCATGCATTTGCATGCCGGATTGAAACAATATAA
- a CDS encoding lactate utilization protein, translating to MPESYEPVLEALRKNNFDACFAVDSNEACLEVLKRIPENAPVGIGGSLTVSQIGLADLLAEHNLTIHNQADGKSKEEIAAIKKKANSCEVYISGINALTEDGKLVYMDGSGNRVSAIAYGPSKVITICGVNKIVKNIDEGLQRIRDIAGPANAKRLNYNTPCAKTGKCEDCSSPQRICNIFTVIQKKPMMKDFSVILVDQELGL from the coding sequence ATGCCGGAGAGTTATGAACCAGTACTCGAAGCTTTGCGGAAAAATAATTTTGATGCCTGTTTTGCTGTAGATAGTAATGAAGCTTGCCTTGAAGTTCTGAAAAGAATTCCGGAAAATGCCCCGGTTGGAATCGGTGGGTCGCTGACTGTAAGCCAGATTGGTCTGGCTGATCTATTGGCTGAGCACAATTTAACAATTCATAACCAGGCTGATGGAAAAAGTAAGGAAGAGATCGCAGCTATTAAAAAGAAGGCCAACAGTTGTGAGGTATATATCTCCGGGATCAATGCCCTGACTGAAGATGGAAAACTGGTTTATATGGATGGTTCGGGAAATCGTGTATCGGCAATTGCTTACGGTCCTTCCAAAGTGATCACCATATGCGGTGTAAATAAGATTGTAAAAAATATTGATGAAGGTCTGCAGCGGATCAGGGATATTGCCGGTCCGGCAAATGCCAAAAGACTAAATTATAATACACCCTGTGCAAAAACCGGAAAATGTGAAGACTGCAGTTCACCGCAGCGTATCTGCAATATATTTACAGTAATCCAGAAAAAGCCTATGATGAAGGACTTTTCGGTCATTCTGGTCGATCAGGAATTGGGACTATAG
- a CDS encoding 4Fe-4S binding protein — protein sequence MYIDTEKCTGCRSCELACSMHHYGCFNPVRSSIQVAARGRSFQIKVFKDENEGRPPCDNCTGETERMCIKYCTSFVRDELAAIINR from the coding sequence ATGTATATCGATACTGAAAAATGCACCGGCTGCAGGTCTTGTGAGCTGGCCTGTTCAATGCATCATTATGGCTGCTTTAATCCGGTACGGTCCAGCATTCAGGTCGCAGCCAGAGGAAGAAGTTTCCAGATAAAGGTATTTAAAGATGAAAATGAAGGAAGGCCGCCCTGCGACAACTGTACCGGTGAAACTGAAAGAATGTGTATTAAATACTGCACATCCTTTGTCAGGGATGAATTAGCTGCTATTATCAACAGGTAG
- a CDS encoding aldehyde ferredoxin oxidoreductase family protein: MASQSFGYVGNILWVNLTAGTFSTEPTEHYKEWLGGSGISQWIMYRDTKPWMAPFDPAVPFIVGTGPLTGTLAPTSGRFNVDAKSPLTLGTGSSNAGGYVGPEIKFAGFDHIMIKGKAARPVYLFIEDGEAKIYDADHLWGKTTWETVDMIQADFEDPELQVMCIGPGGENLARGASIMVNKNRAFGRCGMGAVMGSKNLKAIAVRGSGTINIAEPERFMAAVNRVRDSYQISPITENFIRYGTLSIVDIKSKSSGFPYRNFQDLNIPEEMERNFNPETIKQKYAERITSCFACPLPCQRYFYVKEGPHAGLKTEVAQFESMVDFGSKMDIDDFSFCLKATALCNQYGLDVDLPGSTIAWAMECYEKGILTEKHFDGLKPAWGDAGVALELIRKIAYREGVGDILAEGVARAADIMGEDTRYYAFHIKGQDLYEPLRSTIGWALGACTATRGGGHTTGCPLCEINPKLNQDLVKEKFGLEQLGGPLDYEGKVELVHYYEILHRLNNSFGLCHFGTDWLDLNHPGIKEVSELFVAATGSELNVEQIKRNALRILNLEKVYNYIHAGFDRKNDYPPLRDMEEPVPSGAAKGFRLEKERFDQMLDEYYSGHGWDIKTGLPTRERLVELGLDNLADDLDPDQLKQQRMGLNH, encoded by the coding sequence ATGGCATCTCAATCATTTGGTTATGTGGGGAATATTTTATGGGTAAATCTCACGGCGGGAACCTTTTCAACCGAACCGACTGAACACTATAAAGAGTGGCTTGGCGGTTCGGGAATAAGTCAATGGATTATGTACAGGGATACCAAACCATGGATGGCTCCCTTTGATCCGGCGGTTCCGTTCATAGTGGGAACAGGGCCGCTTACCGGAACACTTGCTCCCACTTCCGGCCGTTTTAATGTCGATGCAAAAAGCCCGCTTACCCTGGGTACAGGATCTTCAAATGCCGGAGGCTATGTTGGCCCGGAGATTAAGTTTGCCGGGTTTGACCATATTATGATCAAAGGTAAAGCGGCCAGGCCGGTTTACCTATTCATTGAAGACGGCGAAGCAAAAATTTACGATGCTGATCATCTATGGGGTAAAACTACCTGGGAAACAGTCGATATGATCCAGGCCGATTTTGAAGATCCGGAACTGCAGGTGATGTGCATCGGTCCCGGTGGTGAGAATTTAGCCCGTGGGGCGAGTATCATGGTCAATAAGAACCGTGCTTTCGGACGCTGCGGGATGGGTGCTGTTATGGGATCGAAGAACCTTAAGGCTATAGCAGTCAGGGGAAGCGGCACAATAAACATTGCTGAACCGGAAAGATTTATGGCCGCCGTTAACCGTGTTCGCGATTCTTATCAAATATCTCCGATCACCGAGAATTTTATCAGGTATGGGACGCTCTCGATCGTCGATATAAAGTCGAAAAGTTCGGGCTTTCCCTATAGAAATTTTCAGGATCTGAATATCCCCGAAGAGATGGAGAGAAATTTTAATCCTGAAACGATCAAGCAGAAATATGCCGAGCGGATAACCAGCTGTTTTGCCTGTCCTCTTCCCTGTCAGCGTTACTTCTATGTTAAGGAAGGACCTCATGCAGGGTTGAAAACAGAAGTGGCCCAATTTGAATCCATGGTCGATTTCGGCAGTAAGATGGATATCGATGATTTTTCTTTTTGCCTCAAGGCAACAGCACTCTGTAATCAATATGGACTAGATGTTGATCTTCCCGGGTCAACTATTGCCTGGGCAATGGAATGTTATGAGAAAGGTATTCTGACCGAGAAGCATTTTGACGGTCTCAAGCCTGCCTGGGGTGATGCTGGCGTAGCTTTGGAATTGATCAGGAAGATTGCTTACAGAGAAGGTGTGGGAGATATTCTCGCTGAAGGCGTGGCCAGGGCGGCTGATATCATGGGTGAAGATACCAGGTACTATGCCTTCCATATCAAGGGGCAGGACCTCTACGAGCCATTAAGATCGACTATCGGTTGGGCTCTTGGAGCCTGTACGGCCACCCGGGGCGGTGGGCATACCACAGGATGTCCCCTCTGTGAGATAAACCCGAAGTTAAACCAGGATCTTGTTAAAGAAAAATTTGGATTGGAACAACTTGGTGGTCCCCTCGATTATGAAGGGAAAGTGGAATTGGTCCACTACTATGAGATATTGCACAGGCTGAATAACAGTTTTGGTCTCTGTCATTTCGGTACTGACTGGCTTGATCTTAACCATCCCGGCATCAAAGAAGTATCCGAACTTTTTGTTGCAGCAACCGGATCTGAATTAAATGTGGAGCAGATTAAAAGAAATGCCCTTCGTATACTGAACCTTGAAAAGGTCTATAATTATATTCACGCCGGTTTTGATCGCAAAAACGATTATCCTCCGCTCCGGGATATGGAAGAGCCGGTACCCAGTGGAGCAGCTAAGGGATTCAGATTGGAAAAGGAAAGATTCGATCAGATGCTAGATGAATATTACAGCGGTCACGGTTGGGATATCAAAACAGGTTTACCGACCAGGGAGCGTCTTGTTGAACTGGGATTAGACAACCTCGCAGATGATCTTGATCCAGATCAGCTAAAACAGCAGCGCATGGGATTGAACCATTGA
- a CDS encoding 4Fe-4S dicluster domain-containing protein yields MSDKKMLLVDLEKCVGCYACEVGCQQWHGESEVNKRVRVKLIGPSFYEGKPVRDFVPIFTERCDLCASENTNIPFCVSHCPVNAIYCYQEDDALGCLHGPGRVQIGKISE; encoded by the coding sequence ATGTCAGATAAGAAAATGCTGCTTGTAGATCTTGAAAAATGTGTTGGCTGCTACGCCTGTGAAGTTGGTTGTCAGCAGTGGCATGGTGAATCTGAAGTCAATAAACGGGTCAGGGTTAAGCTGATCGGTCCCTCTTTCTATGAAGGAAAACCGGTCAGGGATTTCGTACCAATATTTACTGAACGCTGTGATTTATGTGCATCAGAAAACACAAATATCCCGTTTTGTGTATCTCACTGCCCCGTTAATGCAATATATTGTTATCAAGAGGACGACGCACTCGGTTGCCTGCATGGCCCGGGTAGGGTTCAAATAGGCAAAATATCCGAATGA
- a CDS encoding cupin domain-containing protein: protein MKLIDYKSKETSVAPLHYECFAQEIAGKSLDFGNMAINYVEMPKEGYADPHYHPHSEHIYLVLEGEMIVNNGKEVITVSAGQAAYVEKGEPHKVTSNGRDAIKYFIITVPPGEFIPAEGDFNC from the coding sequence TTGAAACTAATCGATTACAAGAGCAAAGAAACATCTGTCGCACCTTTACATTATGAGTGCTTTGCTCAGGAGATAGCCGGGAAAAGCCTTGATTTTGGTAACATGGCGATTAATTATGTTGAAATGCCCAAAGAAGGCTATGCTGATCCGCACTATCATCCTCATTCAGAACATATTTACCTGGTGCTTGAAGGCGAAATGATAGTTAACAATGGAAAAGAAGTAATAACTGTTTCAGCAGGTCAGGCAGCTTACGTTGAAAAAGGGGAACCGCATAAAGTCACCAGTAATGGCAGGGATGCTATCAAATATTTTATTATTACTGTCCCCCCCGGAGAATTTATCCCGGCGGAAGGTGATTTCAACTGCTAA
- a CDS encoding alcohol dehydrogenase catalytic domain-containing protein codes for MKAAVLRAPSQLKVEELLTPEPGFGEVLVRIRATAICGTDLGIYQGKHKVNYPLVLGHETTGEVEKVGEGVTEFKPGDRVANNPLTYCNMCYQCYLGNVQLCEKGGLIGRESDGSFAEYISIPKERLFPMPESISYVDGTNINLLATCLWGLAKISITPIDSVVILGQGASGLLWNQLARVSGADPVIGISRSQWKLDLCEKMGAIAVNARDKDPVQAVKEATGGKGATVVIEAAGTSETINQAIDMAAPGGTILHFGIGPVSVPDYNFSQLYFKEVKLVGTRAMRPLDFMDGIKLIDRGTIDISFLVTHKYPLSEIQEAFDLVDKGGKTLRTVIEI; via the coding sequence ATGAAAGCAGCAGTTTTAAGAGCCCCCAGCCAGTTGAAGGTTGAAGAATTACTCACACCTGAACCGGGTTTCGGTGAGGTATTGGTCCGGATCAGGGCTACGGCGATTTGCGGTACTGACCTCGGTATCTATCAGGGTAAGCACAAGGTAAATTATCCCCTGGTCCTCGGTCACGAGACAACCGGTGAAGTTGAAAAGGTCGGAGAAGGAGTAACCGAATTTAAACCCGGGGATCGCGTAGCTAATAACCCTCTAACCTACTGTAATATGTGCTATCAATGTTATCTGGGCAATGTTCAGCTCTGCGAAAAAGGTGGTTTGATCGGGCGCGAATCAGATGGGTCTTTTGCCGAGTACATCTCAATACCCAAGGAAAGGCTCTTTCCAATGCCGGAATCCATCTCTTACGTTGATGGGACGAATATAAATCTGTTGGCCACCTGTCTCTGGGGCCTGGCCAAGATCTCCATTACCCCCATCGATTCTGTTGTAATCCTGGGACAGGGTGCTTCCGGTTTGTTGTGGAACCAACTGGCCAGGGTATCCGGAGCAGATCCGGTTATCGGCATATCCCGCAGTCAGTGGAAGCTTGATCTTTGCGAGAAGATGGGCGCCATCGCGGTTAATGCCAGAGATAAAGATCCGGTTCAAGCCGTTAAAGAGGCAACAGGCGGGAAGGGCGCTACAGTTGTTATTGAAGCTGCCGGAACTTCCGAAACCATCAACCAGGCAATTGATATGGCAGCTCCGGGGGGGACAATTCTTCATTTCGGGATCGGTCCTGTATCTGTTCCTGATTACAACTTCAGCCAGCTATATTTCAAAGAAGTTAAACTGGTCGGGACAAGAGCAATGCGCCCCCTGGACTTTATGGACGGGATTAAGCTGATCGACCGGGGAACAATTGACATATCATTCCTGGTTACTCATAAGTATCCGCTTTCCGAGATACAGGAAGCTTTCGATCTCGTAGATAAAGGCGGTAAAACACTTAGAACCGTAATAGAAATTTAA